In Candidatus Roseilinea sp., one DNA window encodes the following:
- a CDS encoding epimerase, with protein sequence MRFLITGGSGFLGINLTRYLLNKAHEVICYDIADFDYPERDRITFIQADIRDRAALDRAMSGVNIVVHTAAALPLYSKEDIYTTDIVGTRNVVDAAYQASVERLIHISSTAVYGIPDHHPLCEDDKLQGVGPYGEAKIEAERICLEYREKGMCIPIIRPKSFIGPERLGVFALLYDWARDGRSFPVLGNGKNRYQYLDVEDLCDAIYLCCTLPCEKTNDTFNIGAKEFGTVAEDFQAVLDYAGHGKKVKPFPAEPMIWGLRVLEAFKLSPLYKWVYETIAKDSFVSIEKAERVLGFKPKYSNKDALLRNYRWYLDNYEKFANKSGVSHRVPWKQGALGIIKRFF encoded by the coding sequence ATGAGATTCCTGATCACCGGTGGATCGGGCTTCTTGGGCATCAACCTGACGCGCTATCTACTGAACAAGGCGCACGAGGTGATCTGCTACGACATCGCGGACTTCGACTATCCGGAGCGCGACCGCATCACCTTCATCCAGGCGGACATTCGCGACCGCGCTGCGCTGGACCGCGCCATGTCCGGCGTGAACATCGTCGTGCATACCGCTGCGGCGCTGCCCCTCTATTCCAAAGAGGACATCTACACTACCGACATCGTCGGCACGCGCAACGTGGTGGATGCGGCCTATCAGGCCAGCGTGGAGCGGCTCATTCACATCTCCTCGACTGCGGTCTACGGCATTCCGGATCATCACCCGCTCTGCGAGGATGACAAGCTGCAAGGCGTCGGCCCATACGGCGAAGCCAAGATCGAGGCCGAGCGCATCTGTCTGGAGTATCGCGAGAAGGGTATGTGCATCCCGATTATCCGCCCCAAGTCGTTCATCGGTCCGGAGCGCTTGGGCGTGTTTGCCTTGCTCTACGACTGGGCACGCGATGGGCGCAGCTTCCCCGTGCTCGGCAACGGCAAGAATCGCTACCAATACCTCGACGTGGAGGATCTGTGCGACGCGATCTACCTGTGCTGCACCCTGCCCTGTGAGAAGACCAACGACACGTTCAACATCGGCGCTAAGGAGTTCGGCACGGTGGCCGAGGACTTTCAAGCCGTGCTCGACTACGCCGGCCACGGCAAGAAAGTCAAGCCCTTTCCGGCCGAGCCGATGATCTGGGGTCTGCGCGTGCTGGAGGCGTTCAAGCTCTCGCCGTTGTATAAGTGGGTGTACGAGACGATCGCCAAAGACTCGTTCGTGTCCATTGAGAAAGCGGAGCGCGTGCTCGGCTTCAAGCCGAAGTACTCCAACAAGGATGCGCTGCTCAGGAACTACCGATGGTATCTGGATAACTACGAGAAGTTCGCTAACAAATCGGGGGTCTCGCACCGCGTGCCGTGGAAGCAAGGGGCGCTGGGAATCATCAAACGGTTCTTCTGA
- the xerC gene encoding tyrosine recombinase XerC, with product MEWRSTVDEFLASLQTERGASANTIMAYRNDLTQFTNYLGATLPHDANWSNVTTEMMEAYVQRLAEQNYTASTTARKVAALKTFFHWLSQRGLVSEDPTLRLRSPRVEKRTPRLLSEEEVTRLFESASKMPPPRSLRDRALLEVIYATGMRVSEAISLRLSDVDFETNTVRCAGRGTRQRTIPLTPQAAAALRDYLENARGDMVNDANTDFVFVNPLGSKLTRQAVWQLTRQHAQEAGIEGELTPHTLRHSRAAHMLNNGEDIRRVQEWLGHANLATTQMYRPRQDKENKLVPVNS from the coding sequence ATGGAATGGCGCAGCACGGTTGACGAGTTCTTGGCATCCCTTCAGACAGAACGCGGCGCTTCGGCCAATACGATCATGGCCTATCGCAACGACCTCACGCAGTTCACTAACTATCTGGGTGCGACGTTGCCTCATGATGCGAATTGGTCGAACGTAACCACCGAAATGATGGAGGCCTATGTTCAGCGACTCGCAGAACAGAACTACACGGCCTCGACCACCGCGCGCAAAGTCGCTGCGTTGAAGACTTTCTTCCACTGGCTGAGCCAGCGCGGGCTGGTATCGGAGGATCCGACGCTGCGGCTACGTTCGCCGAGGGTGGAGAAGCGCACGCCCCGCTTGCTGAGCGAAGAAGAGGTGACCCGCCTGTTCGAGAGCGCCTCGAAGATGCCGCCGCCGCGTTCGTTGCGCGACCGGGCGCTGCTCGAAGTGATCTATGCGACCGGCATGCGCGTATCGGAGGCCATCAGCCTGCGCCTGAGCGATGTGGACTTCGAAACGAACACCGTGCGTTGCGCCGGGCGCGGCACGCGCCAGCGCACCATCCCGCTCACGCCGCAGGCGGCAGCGGCGCTGCGAGATTATCTGGAGAACGCGCGCGGCGATATGGTGAACGATGCGAACACCGACTTCGTGTTCGTCAACCCGCTGGGCAGCAAGCTGACGCGCCAGGCGGTGTGGCAACTCACACGCCAGCATGCCCAGGAGGCCGGCATCGAGGGTGAGCTAACGCCACACACCCTGCGCCACTCGCGCGCGGCACACATGCTGAACAATGGCGAGGACATCCGGCGCGTGCAGGAATGGCTCGGCCACGCCAACCTAGCAACGACGCAGATGTATCGGCCTCGACAAGACAAAGAGAACAAGCTCGTCCCTGTCAACTCCTAG
- a CDS encoding purine nucleoside phosphorylase, with protein sequence MANVAASIQATRESVEAASAYLRRLDARPWRVLIILGSGLGALADEVADATCVPYADIPGFARSTVPGHKGQFVIGTLFGVPVAIMQGRMHFYEGHPLWQVTLPVRVARAMGATHTIVTNAAGGINREFNVADVMLITDHINLVGMAGHNPLIGPNLDEYGPRFPEMTTAYDPELRQRAIQAAQEAGVVLRQGVYACVAGPNFETPAELRFLRAIGADAVGMSTVHEVLVARHAGLHVLGLSGITNVARLSADEGEPPSHEEVMQAGKRIAPKIFAIVRGVLPHLL encoded by the coding sequence ATGGCGAATGTAGCGGCTTCCATACAGGCGACGCGTGAATCTGTTGAAGCTGCATCGGCATACCTGCGTCGTCTAGACGCGCGCCCGTGGCGCGTGCTCATCATCCTTGGCAGCGGCCTTGGGGCGCTGGCCGACGAAGTGGCCGACGCCACGTGTGTCCCTTATGCCGACATCCCCGGCTTCGCGCGATCTACCGTCCCAGGCCACAAGGGCCAGTTCGTGATCGGCACACTGTTCGGCGTGCCGGTCGCCATCATGCAGGGGCGGATGCACTTCTACGAGGGGCATCCGCTGTGGCAGGTCACCTTGCCGGTGCGCGTGGCGCGCGCGATGGGTGCGACGCACACGATTGTCACCAATGCCGCCGGCGGCATCAACCGCGAATTCAACGTCGCCGATGTGATGCTCATCACCGATCACATCAACCTGGTAGGCATGGCCGGCCACAACCCGTTGATCGGGCCGAATCTGGACGAGTATGGTCCGCGCTTTCCCGAAATGACCACCGCCTACGACCCCGAACTGCGCCAGCGCGCGATACAGGCCGCGCAGGAAGCCGGCGTCGTGCTGCGCCAGGGCGTCTATGCGTGCGTGGCGGGGCCGAACTTCGAGACACCGGCCGAGTTACGCTTCCTGCGCGCCATCGGCGCGGACGCCGTTGGTATGTCCACGGTGCACGAGGTGCTCGTAGCGCGGCATGCCGGCCTGCACGTGCTCGGCCTCAGCGGCATCACCAATGTGGCGCGCCTGAGCGCGGACGAGGGTGAGCCGCCTTCCCATGAGGAAGTGATGCAGGCGGGCAAACGCATCGCGCCTAAGATATTCGCCATCGTGCGCGGCGTGTTGCCGCATTTGCTCTGA